The following proteins are co-located in the Paenibacillus sp. FSL H8-0079 genome:
- a CDS encoding sugar ABC transporter permease, with amino-acid sequence MWGVIYVLPWLIGFVLFFFIPLLASLRYSMSTIQANAEGIAIQFNGVANYIQALTVNTSFNRALIEAITDVLINVPLIVIFSLFLAVILNQKFRGRAVARSIFFLPVILASGVIMTLESTSLIEAVNQSSTGGSSLGTFELENLMVNAGVSDWIVTYLSSAVDRIYQIVSQSGVQILIFLAGIQTISPQLYEASKMEGATGYEAFWKITFPMVSPLIFVNAIYTIIDSFANNAMTELIRDTGFVKFDFGLSSAMAWVYFLAIAIILVIVNIIFSKRVFYQD; translated from the coding sequence ATGTGGGGCGTAATCTACGTGCTTCCCTGGCTCATTGGTTTTGTGTTGTTTTTCTTCATTCCGCTGTTAGCCTCTCTGCGATACAGCATGAGTACAATTCAGGCTAACGCGGAAGGCATAGCAATTCAGTTCAACGGTGTTGCCAATTATATTCAGGCGCTGACCGTCAATACAAGCTTTAACCGTGCGTTAATTGAGGCGATCACAGACGTGCTCATCAACGTACCGCTTATCGTTATATTCAGTCTGTTCCTTGCCGTCATCCTGAATCAGAAGTTCAGGGGCCGGGCTGTAGCGCGGTCGATCTTTTTCCTGCCCGTTATTCTGGCATCGGGAGTGATTATGACACTGGAGAGCACCAGCTTGATTGAAGCGGTTAATCAGAGCAGCACAGGTGGAAGCTCACTCGGGACATTTGAACTCGAAAATCTGATGGTTAACGCCGGAGTGAGCGATTGGATCGTTACGTATCTGAGCAGCGCCGTAGATCGGATCTATCAGATCGTCAGTCAATCCGGTGTACAGATTTTGATCTTTTTGGCAGGGATCCAGACGATTTCCCCTCAACTGTATGAGGCTTCGAAGATGGAAGGGGCAACGGGTTATGAAGCCTTTTGGAAAATTACGTTCCCAATGGTCAGCCCGCTTATTTTTGTCAATGCGATCTATACAATCATTGATTCGTTTGCCAATAACGCCATGACGGAACTGATCCGGGATACCGGCTTCGTCAAATTTGACTTTGGATTAAGTTCTGCCATGGCATGGGTCTACTTTCTGGCCATTGCCATCATTCTGGTTATCGTAAACATCATTTTCTCGAAGCGAGTCTTCTATCAAGATTAG
- a CDS encoding YIP1 family protein → MQALSKQLYQYPLHLIFHPFDGYWELKYERNQRNSLLIAFMILVLLVITKILHAQYSGFLINLSNPKYLNSLLEMVYVIIPVLFWCVANWSLTTLMDGEGKFSEIFMSTCFALVPLLLIHFPWIWLSLVISAQETAFYYFSNALAVAWTVYLLFVGNMTVHQYTPAKTVLTMLLTLVAMAFMAFLCLLFFSLVQQIVSFVVTIYQELVLRG, encoded by the coding sequence ATGCAGGCATTAAGTAAGCAACTATATCAGTACCCGCTGCATCTGATTTTTCATCCGTTTGACGGATACTGGGAACTGAAATATGAACGGAACCAGAGAAACTCACTGCTGATTGCTTTCATGATCCTGGTGCTTCTGGTCATCACCAAAATTTTGCATGCCCAGTACAGCGGTTTTCTCATTAATCTCAGTAATCCAAAGTACCTGAACAGTCTGCTCGAAATGGTATATGTCATTATACCGGTACTGTTTTGGTGTGTGGCTAACTGGTCGTTAACCACATTGATGGACGGGGAAGGCAAGTTCTCCGAAATTTTCATGTCAACGTGTTTTGCACTGGTACCATTGTTACTCATTCATTTTCCATGGATCTGGCTGAGTCTTGTGATCTCTGCGCAGGAAACTGCCTTTTATTATTTCTCCAATGCACTCGCCGTTGCATGGACGGTATATCTGTTATTTGTGGGGAATATGACGGTTCATCAGTACACACCAGCCAAAACGGTGCTCACGATGCTGCTGACACTTGTAGCGATGGCGTTTATGGCATTTCTGTGCCTGTTATTCTTCAGTCTTGTACAGCAGATTGTATCGTTTGTTGTAACCATCTATCAGGAATTAGTGCTTCGGGGCTAA
- a CDS encoding carbohydrate ABC transporter permease, with translation MTSKVRAVFGMPKRLNRSFTVSLMLFALLGVFGSFMVLPLIYAVNNAFKPLDELFIFPPRFWVNNPTTENFADLINLMGNSWVPLSRYIANTLLITILGTAGHILFASAAAYPLAKYRFPGSKVLFTIVILSLMFSPHVTAIPNYMVMSWLGWINTHASIIVPSLAFSLGLFLMKQFMEQIPDALLEAAKIDGANEYRIFWSIVMPNVKPAWLTLMILQFPALWGTDGGSFIYSENLKTLHYALSQIVQGGIARAGVGAAVALLLMIVPITLFIISQSSVMQTMATSGMKE, from the coding sequence ATGACCAGCAAAGTACGTGCCGTGTTTGGCATGCCAAAAAGGCTTAATCGGTCATTTACCGTCAGCCTGATGTTATTTGCATTGCTGGGTGTGTTCGGCTCCTTTATGGTGCTTCCGCTCATCTATGCTGTCAACAATGCATTCAAGCCGCTGGATGAGCTGTTTATTTTTCCGCCGCGCTTCTGGGTGAACAATCCGACAACGGAGAATTTTGCCGATCTGATCAACCTCATGGGCAATTCGTGGGTGCCGTTATCCCGCTATATTGCCAACACATTGCTCATTACGATACTTGGCACAGCGGGACATATTCTTTTTGCATCTGCAGCAGCTTACCCGCTGGCGAAATATCGTTTTCCGGGTTCCAAAGTGTTGTTCACCATTGTCATTTTGTCCCTGATGTTCTCGCCGCATGTCACGGCGATTCCGAACTACATGGTCATGTCCTGGCTTGGCTGGATTAACACTCATGCGTCCATTATTGTGCCATCACTTGCGTTCTCACTGGGACTTTTCCTGATGAAACAGTTCATGGAGCAGATTCCCGATGCTTTGCTGGAGGCAGCCAAAATCGACGGAGCCAATGAATACCGGATATTCTGGAGCATCGTGATGCCCAATGTGAAGCCGGCATGGCTCACGCTCATGATCCTGCAGTTTCCAGCGTTATGGGGAACGGATGGCGGGAGCTTCATTTACAGTGAAAATCTCAAAACACTGCATTATGCGCTCAGTCAGATTGTGCAGGGAGGGATTGCAAGAGCCGGTGTAGGTGCGGCTGTTGCCTTGCTGCTGATGATCGTACCGATCACTCTGTTTATCATCTCTCAGAGCAGTGTTATGCAGACGATGGCCACTTCGGGCATGAAAGAGTAG
- a CDS encoding DUF5696 domain-containing protein, producing the protein MNYTVAKKITGMLLAGSLLLGGCQFSPTPLAHETVTAADPTDFPSLPPGENLKSSFSDVRLPGMVGIAQNAALQLFINEETAEIAVIHTQSGQIWRSNPADREQDGVAAGINKDLLSSQTKLSFFNSLGQSSTVNSFTDSVAHKQISYEVLPSGMRVHYQFGSTERSIEDLPMKISKERFEQKLLAQLDKAGQRALKVGYAEDKDEGAYVRIDKAMQGLQLSRALKAFDTAGYTSEDLAQDHAEFGIEEERSGPRLFMLTMEYELDGKDLLVRVPSSGIHFPEEYPINSISVMDYFGAGGSEEEGSLLVPDGSGALIHFNNGKLQYPAYQQDIYGPDMTMKLREASSNEARARLPVFGLIRKEGAFLGIIEEGDAVAVVNADISGKLNSYNNVYPSFYVVNKSDVTLQASDMVRTLPKFQKNPTVSDFVVRYAFVGADKASYSGLASLYRDYLVQNGGLPELNASKEQSNVPFYLQLFGGMTTRQHMLGIPYDSTEALTTFDEAKNILSALTEKKVSNIQVRYAGWLNGGLHHRLPDSIQVDGAVGGKKGLREFSAYTQEAGIGFYPDIALLNVQSKKGFKPSKEASRTLTQEPAVLYPMNQAIQRRDRDRSPSYVLSPNMLEDVTADMLDELRSLQKDGLSLSLNDLAAQLNSDMNPKKLVDRTQALGSVKKALEQIGQQSGSLVAEGGNAYALPYVTGLTDAPMTSSRFKLEDEEIPFYQLVVHGSIGYTGTPYNLSTYTNARQYVLKLIEYGASPYFAWFNAPNHVVKETDYDDLYAANYEQWIDLAAEIYNEVNQVNQPFAGRSMMSHESLEEGVFRTTYEGGGFVIVNYNDFPVEVNNDTVEAQSYVTGGEQL; encoded by the coding sequence ATGAATTATACCGTAGCCAAAAAAATAACAGGAATGCTGCTCGCGGGAAGTCTGCTTCTTGGCGGTTGTCAATTCTCGCCAACACCGCTCGCTCACGAGACAGTGACTGCCGCAGATCCGACGGACTTTCCCTCCCTGCCTCCCGGAGAGAATCTGAAATCATCGTTCAGCGATGTCCGCCTTCCCGGCATGGTAGGCATTGCGCAGAATGCTGCGCTGCAGTTGTTCATTAACGAAGAGACTGCCGAAATTGCAGTGATTCACACGCAGAGTGGCCAGATCTGGCGCAGCAATCCTGCAGATCGTGAGCAGGATGGGGTTGCAGCCGGGATAAACAAAGACCTTTTGTCATCACAAACGAAGCTCAGCTTTTTCAACAGCCTCGGACAGAGCAGCACCGTGAATTCCTTCACGGATAGTGTTGCACACAAGCAAATAAGCTACGAGGTGCTGCCAAGCGGCATGCGGGTCCACTACCAGTTTGGAAGCACTGAGCGATCCATAGAAGACTTGCCGATGAAGATCAGCAAGGAGCGATTTGAACAAAAGCTGCTTGCACAGCTAGACAAGGCCGGGCAACGGGCCTTGAAGGTCGGCTATGCGGAAGACAAGGATGAAGGCGCTTACGTCCGGATTGATAAGGCGATGCAAGGATTGCAATTGTCCCGGGCCTTGAAGGCTTTTGACACAGCCGGTTACACATCGGAGGATCTGGCTCAGGATCATGCCGAGTTTGGCATTGAAGAGGAACGAAGTGGACCACGGCTGTTTATGCTTACGATGGAATATGAGCTGGATGGAAAGGATCTGCTTGTACGTGTTCCGTCCTCAGGCATTCATTTTCCGGAGGAATATCCGATCAACAGCATATCTGTAATGGATTATTTCGGGGCTGGGGGTTCAGAAGAAGAGGGATCCCTACTGGTGCCGGACGGTTCGGGAGCGCTGATCCATTTTAACAATGGCAAGCTGCAGTATCCTGCCTATCAACAAGATATATACGGACCGGATATGACCATGAAACTACGGGAAGCAAGTTCGAATGAAGCCAGAGCCAGGTTGCCGGTATTTGGACTGATTCGGAAAGAGGGGGCTTTCCTGGGCATTATTGAAGAAGGGGATGCCGTTGCAGTTGTGAATGCCGATATCAGCGGCAAACTGAACAGTTACAACAACGTATATCCAAGCTTCTATGTAGTGAACAAGAGCGATGTGACGCTTCAGGCAAGTGATATGGTTCGTACACTTCCCAAATTCCAGAAGAACCCGACTGTGTCTGATTTCGTCGTTCGATATGCTTTTGTCGGGGCGGATAAAGCCTCGTACTCGGGACTTGCATCACTCTATCGGGATTATCTGGTGCAAAACGGCGGACTTCCCGAGCTGAATGCCAGCAAGGAGCAGAGTAACGTTCCCTTTTATCTGCAATTGTTCGGTGGCATGACAACAAGGCAGCATATGCTGGGCATACCGTATGATTCAACGGAGGCTTTGACCACATTTGATGAAGCCAAAAACATTCTCTCCGCCTTGACGGAGAAAAAGGTATCCAATATTCAGGTTCGCTATGCGGGATGGCTTAACGGCGGACTTCATCATCGACTGCCAGATTCCATCCAAGTAGACGGCGCGGTAGGCGGGAAAAAGGGATTGCGGGAATTCAGCGCATATACACAAGAAGCGGGCATCGGTTTCTATCCCGATATCGCTCTGCTGAATGTGCAATCCAAAAAAGGGTTTAAACCGTCCAAAGAAGCTTCACGCACATTAACTCAGGAACCGGCGGTCTTATATCCGATGAACCAGGCCATCCAGCGGCGGGACCGGGATCGTTCACCATCCTATGTGCTTTCGCCCAACATGCTGGAGGACGTGACGGCAGACATGTTAGATGAGTTGAGGTCCCTTCAAAAGGATGGACTGTCACTAAGCCTGAATGATCTGGCAGCTCAGTTAAACAGCGATATGAATCCGAAAAAGCTGGTGGACCGAACCCAAGCGCTTGGCTCCGTGAAGAAGGCACTTGAACAGATCGGACAGCAGTCTGGCTCGCTTGTTGCTGAAGGTGGGAACGCTTATGCCCTGCCGTATGTAACTGGTCTGACAGATGCGCCAATGACCAGCAGTCGTTTCAAGCTGGAGGATGAAGAGATTCCGTTCTATCAGCTCGTTGTACACGGCAGCATCGGTTATACGGGGACGCCATACAATCTCTCCACATATACCAATGCAAGGCAATATGTGTTGAAGCTGATTGAATATGGAGCCAGTCCTTACTTTGCATGGTTCAATGCGCCAAACCATGTTGTGAAAGAAACGGATTATGATGATCTCTACGCGGCGAATTATGAACAATGGATCGATCTGGCTGCCGAGATTTACAACGAGGTGAACCAGGTGAACCAGCCGTTTGCCGGACGTTCCATGATGTCCCATGAATCCCTGGAGGAGGGCGTCTTCCGGACAACATATGAAGGTGGCGGGTTCGTAATCGTCAATTATAACGACTTCCCTGTAGAAGTTAACAACGATACAGTGGAAGCCCAAAGCTATGTGACTGGTGGTGAGCAGCTCTGA
- a CDS encoding carbohydrate ABC transporter permease, with translation MTTSRLLSLEHWKGWLWAMIRFVLITGLSFVILFPIFQKVSTSIKAKGDLYSAVVVWIPQNFSIDNFKEAIRVMDYWATLFNTFALSATTTLLTTASCALAGYGFARLKFRGSNWLFAGVILTILVPPTTILIPVYLNLKSFDLMGLMTLIAGKPVNLLNTYWPFILTAITANSLKAGLYIFIFRQFFRGIPKEVEEAAYVDGAGIGRTFSRIMLPNAIPSMVTVMLFSFVWQWNDSFYTTTYLTSSKVMSTQLSSLPYNLAQQVTDGAASQADPFYLSMIQDTGILLAILPLIIIYLFVQRYFVESVERTGIVG, from the coding sequence GTGACAACATCACGATTATTATCGCTGGAGCATTGGAAAGGCTGGCTGTGGGCCATGATCCGATTCGTTCTGATTACCGGGCTTTCCTTCGTTATCCTGTTTCCCATATTTCAGAAGGTTTCCACATCCATCAAAGCTAAAGGTGATCTGTATTCGGCAGTGGTGGTGTGGATTCCACAGAACTTCTCCATCGACAATTTCAAAGAGGCGATACGCGTAATGGATTACTGGGCAACGCTGTTTAATACGTTTGCCCTGTCTGCAACGACTACACTGTTGACTACAGCATCCTGTGCACTTGCAGGATACGGATTCGCCAGACTGAAATTCAGGGGAAGCAACTGGTTGTTTGCAGGTGTAATTCTGACGATTCTTGTACCGCCAACGACCATTCTCATTCCGGTATACCTGAATCTGAAAAGCTTTGATCTCATGGGGCTTATGACGCTTATAGCCGGCAAACCTGTTAATTTGCTTAATACCTATTGGCCGTTTATTCTGACGGCGATTACGGCCAATTCACTTAAGGCCGGCTTGTACATCTTTATCTTCCGGCAATTCTTCAGAGGTATTCCGAAGGAAGTGGAGGAAGCGGCCTATGTGGACGGCGCGGGCATCGGACGAACATTTTCAAGAATCATGCTGCCCAATGCCATTCCGTCCATGGTAACAGTCATGCTGTTTTCCTTCGTATGGCAGTGGAACGACAGCTTTTATACGACGACTTATCTGACTTCAAGTAAAGTCATGTCGACTCAGTTATCGTCCCTTCCGTATAATCTGGCCCAGCAGGTTACTGACGGTGCAGCTTCCCAGGCCGATCCGTTCTATTTGAGCATGATCCAAGATACAGGAATTCTTCTTGCCATTCTGCCTTTGATCATCATCTATTTGTTTGTGCAACGATATTTCGTAGAGAGTGTAGAGCGTACGGGAATCGTCGGTTAA
- a CDS encoding sugar ABC transporter permease: MQVKTTKTSAAPAIHARPVSWWSLLKRDLYLSRHYYILMAPFMLIFFMFTVIPVAISLGLSFFHFNMLELPRFVGWQNYSRLFLNDDVFLIALKNTLLFAVITGPLSYIACFLFAWIINELSPKIRAVMTLVFYAPSISGNVFFIWLIIFSGDSYGYMNGFLMRLGVVLEPIQWLADEKYVLAIVIIVQLWLSLGTSFLAFIAGLQTIDRSLVEAGTVDGIKNRWQELWYITLPSMRPQLMFGAVMQITASFAVAEISIALAGFPSVNYAAHTVVTHLMDFGTIRFEMGYASAIATVLFALMLGTNVFTQKMLRKIGE, translated from the coding sequence TTGCAAGTAAAAACAACCAAGACATCCGCCGCTCCTGCAATCCATGCGCGGCCGGTCAGCTGGTGGTCTCTCTTGAAGAGGGATCTGTACCTGAGCAGGCACTATTACATTTTGATGGCACCGTTCATGCTGATTTTCTTCATGTTTACGGTCATTCCGGTGGCGATCTCGCTGGGACTCAGCTTTTTTCACTTCAATATGCTGGAGCTGCCGCGATTTGTCGGCTGGCAGAACTATTCCCGGCTTTTCCTGAACGATGACGTATTTCTGATCGCGCTCAAAAACACGCTGCTTTTTGCCGTAATTACAGGCCCTCTCAGTTATATAGCCTGCTTTTTGTTTGCGTGGATCATCAATGAGCTGTCTCCTAAAATTCGGGCGGTCATGACGCTGGTTTTCTATGCCCCATCCATATCGGGCAACGTCTTTTTCATCTGGCTGATCATCTTCTCGGGTGACAGCTACGGGTATATGAATGGCTTCCTGATGCGCCTTGGCGTCGTACTGGAACCGATCCAATGGCTCGCAGACGAGAAGTATGTACTGGCAATCGTCATTATTGTACAGCTGTGGCTGAGCCTCGGAACCAGCTTCCTGGCCTTTATTGCAGGACTGCAAACCATTGATCGTTCTCTGGTTGAAGCAGGAACCGTAGACGGGATCAAAAACCGCTGGCAGGAGCTCTGGTACATCACCTTGCCTTCGATGAGACCGCAGCTGATGTTTGGTGCGGTAATGCAGATTACTGCTTCCTTCGCCGTAGCTGAGATCTCCATCGCACTGGCAGGTTTCCCGAGCGTGAACTATGCGGCGCACACCGTTGTCACGCATCTGATGGACTTTGGAACCATTCGTTTCGAGATGGGGTATGCCTCGGCCATCGCAACGGTCCTGTTTGCCCTGATGCTGGGTACAAACGTTTTCACGCAAAAAATGCTTAGAAAGATAGGTGAATGA
- a CDS encoding glycosyl hydrolase family 8 — translation MNITGQGALHTGTYTNLFLELGYDENEITTRLQDTWNELFYGNENTRIYYPMGEDKGYLLDTGNLDIRSEGMSYGMMMAVQMDKKEEFDRLWNFSKTYMQHTEGRYKDYFAWHCKPDGTRLSQGPAPDGEEFFAMALIFASNRWGDGAAPYNYAAQASAILHACVHQGEHGEGDPMWDLETKLIKFIPETPFSDPSYHLPHFYELFAIYADEADQSFWTEAAAASRAYLHAACHPVTGLSPEYANFVGTPAPLQPHGDFRHFYSDAYRVAANIALDWEWFRKDRWQVEQSNRIQAFFSDIEVSDYRRYTIEGQPFDEPSLHPIGLLATNAMASLAADGPYRAQYVHQFWNTPLRQGERRYYDNCLYFFSLLALSGRYRIY, via the coding sequence ATGAATATCACGGGTCAGGGTGCCTTGCATACGGGGACCTATACGAATCTGTTTTTGGAATTAGGCTACGATGAGAATGAAATTACCACCAGATTGCAAGACACATGGAACGAGCTGTTTTATGGCAATGAGAATACTCGAATATATTATCCCATGGGTGAGGACAAAGGATATTTGCTGGATACCGGTAATCTCGATATTCGCTCTGAAGGTATGTCTTATGGCATGATGATGGCAGTGCAAATGGACAAAAAAGAAGAATTTGACCGGCTATGGAATTTTTCGAAAACATACATGCAGCATACTGAGGGGCGTTACAAAGATTACTTTGCTTGGCATTGCAAGCCTGACGGAACACGCTTGTCGCAAGGACCTGCGCCGGACGGTGAAGAGTTCTTTGCCATGGCTCTGATATTTGCTTCCAATCGTTGGGGTGATGGAGCAGCGCCATATAATTATGCTGCACAAGCAAGTGCGATCCTTCATGCCTGTGTGCATCAAGGCGAACATGGCGAGGGTGATCCGATGTGGGACCTGGAAACGAAGCTGATCAAATTCATACCCGAGACACCGTTCAGCGATCCCTCCTACCACCTTCCCCATTTTTATGAATTGTTCGCTATATATGCGGATGAAGCTGATCAGAGCTTCTGGACAGAGGCTGCGGCAGCAAGCCGGGCTTACCTGCATGCAGCCTGTCATCCAGTAACAGGACTTTCACCCGAATATGCCAACTTTGTTGGCACACCTGCACCCCTTCAGCCTCATGGTGATTTCAGACATTTCTACAGTGATGCATACCGGGTAGCGGCCAACATTGCGCTGGACTGGGAGTGGTTCCGGAAGGATCGTTGGCAAGTCGAGCAATCGAATCGAATCCAGGCTTTCTTTAGTGACATTGAAGTATCGGATTATCGACGTTATACGATCGAGGGTCAGCCCTTCGATGAGCCCTCCCTTCACCCTATAGGTCTTCTCGCTACCAACGCAATGGCTTCACTCGCTGCAGACGGTCCATATCGCGCCCAATATGTTCACCAGTTCTGGAACACACCTTTGCGACAAGGTGAACGTCGCTATTATGATAACTGCCTGTATTTCTTCAGCCTGCTCGCACTGAGCGGCCGATATCGTATCTACTAA
- a CDS encoding RICIN domain-containing protein has protein sequence MKKFMTSCKLVLILALLITIAPWGGSRAEAWVGMPMGKLHVNGKNLVNSNNQPVLLNGWHQPSGAYWTYQDSNYYLNLHGNNRHAATLAYLKDITDTFADTSAKYGSNHGWNMNQVRLFIDRQDMGDVAAGTYNFAGVQTVTQNVIIPYIQYAKTKGVYVVLGLDFTLKDDQATTPANLQKFNEIWGYLASRPEIKSADNVHFELINEPVKSYANGHWGGYNGENDFVDHWNDLRNFQNSMISTIRSKGADNVIWAAGLGYNQFYSLTASHPLTDPLNNYGYAVHWYPGYGAYDNFSILQDQWNTNVKAAADKYPINITEVTWFKNKPGDSAYWNLFNGSNEGFGTNTKTIFNASGNVSIAAHMNGFILSEGPRSSFADPTAGLKWDGDASRSAMGRFLFNWYHERAQTYPGSGQGGGPTTGLVSGATYKIVARHSNKVVDVPGGQNENNLQLQQWSDLGGNPQKWVLNQLAGGNYTLTSVNSPDKVIDIRNGTNNNGEVVQLMSNLNTTAQHFKVNDLGNGYWSIINVSSNKAVEVTASSTTDGAKLQQNDFTNATNQQWKFIAVNN, from the coding sequence GTGAAGAAGTTCATGACATCTTGTAAACTTGTACTCATTCTGGCTTTATTGATCACAATTGCTCCATGGGGCGGCAGCCGTGCCGAAGCATGGGTGGGCATGCCTATGGGCAAGCTGCACGTAAACGGCAAAAACCTGGTGAACAGCAACAACCAGCCTGTGCTACTGAACGGTTGGCATCAACCCTCAGGTGCCTACTGGACATATCAGGACAGCAATTATTATCTCAATCTGCACGGCAATAACCGTCATGCAGCTACACTGGCTTATCTGAAAGACATTACCGATACTTTTGCTGACACCAGCGCGAAGTACGGAAGCAATCATGGCTGGAATATGAATCAGGTACGTCTGTTCATCGATCGTCAGGACATGGGAGATGTGGCTGCTGGTACATATAACTTTGCCGGTGTGCAGACCGTTACGCAAAATGTAATTATTCCGTACATTCAATATGCCAAAACAAAAGGTGTCTATGTTGTCCTGGGACTGGACTTCACATTGAAGGATGATCAGGCAACAACACCTGCCAACCTGCAAAAATTCAACGAAATCTGGGGTTATCTCGCTTCACGCCCGGAGATCAAAAGTGCAGACAACGTTCACTTCGAACTGATCAACGAACCGGTGAAATCCTATGCCAATGGACATTGGGGTGGATACAACGGGGAAAATGACTTTGTGGATCACTGGAATGACTTGCGTAATTTCCAAAATTCCATGATTTCAACAATTCGTAGCAAAGGTGCGGACAACGTCATCTGGGCGGCAGGTCTGGGATACAACCAATTTTACAGCTTGACGGCAAGCCATCCATTGACTGATCCGCTCAATAACTATGGATATGCGGTTCACTGGTACCCTGGTTATGGCGCATATGACAACTTCTCTATCCTGCAAGACCAGTGGAATACCAACGTGAAGGCAGCTGCTGACAAATATCCGATTAATATTACCGAGGTAACCTGGTTCAAAAACAAACCTGGCGATTCGGCCTATTGGAACTTGTTTAATGGTAGCAATGAAGGTTTTGGCACCAATACCAAAACGATTTTCAACGCATCAGGCAATGTCAGCATTGCAGCTCATATGAACGGATTCATTCTAAGTGAAGGACCACGAAGCTCCTTTGCCGACCCAACGGCTGGACTGAAATGGGATGGAGATGCTTCACGGAGTGCCATGGGACGATTCCTGTTCAACTGGTACCATGAACGTGCCCAGACTTATCCGGGCAGTGGACAAGGTGGCGGACCGACAACGGGTCTTGTATCCGGTGCAACTTATAAAATCGTAGCCCGGCATTCCAACAAAGTTGTTGATGTTCCTGGTGGTCAAAATGAAAATAATCTTCAGCTCCAGCAGTGGAGCGATCTGGGCGGTAACCCTCAGAAGTGGGTGTTGAATCAACTCGCTGGTGGGAATTACACTTTGACAAGTGTGAACTCGCCAGACAAAGTTATCGACATTCGGAACGGTACGAATAACAACGGTGAAGTGGTTCAGCTCATGAGTAATCTGAATACCACTGCACAGCACTTCAAAGTCAATGATCTGGGCAATGGATATTGGAGCATTATCAATGTAAGCAGCAACAAGGCGGTGGAGGTAACAGCGTCCTCTACGACAGATGGCGCGAAATTGCAACAAAACGATTTTACGAATGCAACCAACCAGCAATGGAAGTTCATAGCTGTCAATAACTAA
- a CDS encoding alpha/beta hydrolase-fold protein produces the protein MILISSALAGYDQYRENIPRGVMEIIDYPSTTVGNSRKAMVYTPPQYSSTNTYPVLYLLHGIGGDEAEWNNHGSPQIILDNLCSDNLLEPMIVVFPNGRAMVNDRAEGDLFDPEKIQAFERFESDLFHDLIPYIESNYSAHTSRDKRAIAGLSMGGGQSLNIGLGNLDHFAWVGAFSAAPNTRTPEVLVPDPSEATSLLSLLWLSCGDQDNLINISLGVHQYLSQHGVPHIWYEESGGHDWPVWKNDLYLFSQRLFK, from the coding sequence ATGATATTGATATCATCAGCACTAGCGGGATATGACCAATATCGGGAGAATATACCGCGCGGAGTAATGGAAATTATAGACTACCCTTCAACAACGGTGGGGAATTCGCGTAAAGCGATGGTGTACACCCCACCACAATACTCTTCCACCAATACGTATCCTGTACTCTACCTGTTGCATGGCATTGGTGGAGATGAAGCCGAATGGAATAATCATGGATCTCCGCAAATTATTCTGGATAATCTGTGCAGCGATAACTTGCTTGAGCCGATGATTGTGGTCTTCCCTAACGGTCGTGCCATGGTTAATGACCGGGCTGAAGGAGACCTGTTTGATCCTGAGAAAATCCAGGCATTTGAAAGATTTGAATCCGATCTGTTTCATGATTTGATACCTTACATCGAGTCCAACTATTCTGCGCACACAAGCCGGGACAAAAGGGCGATTGCCGGTTTATCTATGGGCGGAGGTCAGTCCTTGAATATTGGGCTAGGCAATCTCGACCATTTCGCCTGGGTTGGTGCTTTTTCCGCAGCTCCAAATACCAGAACACCAGAGGTGCTAGTTCCCGATCCATCGGAAGCCACGTCACTTCTCTCGCTGTTATGGCTATCTTGCGGTGATCAGGACAATCTCATCAACATCAGTCTCGGAGTTCACCAATATCTGAGCCAACACGGAGTGCCTCACATTTGGTATGAGGAAAGTGGAGGACATGACTGGCCCGTGTGGAAGAACGATCTGTATCTGTTCTCGCAACGTCTTTTCAAGTGA